The following nucleotide sequence is from Dehalococcoidia bacterium.
GCTCGCCGGCTATCCGCGCCTGCCCTACTACGCCACGATGCTGCGCGACGCCGGCTACGAGGAGGCGCTGCGCGGCGAGTGGAGCGACGCGATGATCGACGAGGTCGTGGCACACGGCGACGAAGCGGCGGTCGGAGCGCGGCTGCGCCAGTTCATCGAGGCGGGCGCGGGCGAAGTGATCGCCACACCGATCCCCGCCGGCGACGACCGGCGCGTCTCGCTGGACCGCGCGGCGGCGCTGCTGGCGAAGCTGGCCGGGTAGGGGCCGAAAGCCGCGGCGAGGCGCATGCGGAGGGTGCCGGTTTGAGCGCTTCACCCCAATGGGGCCGGCGGCCGCTGATCATCTCGCACGCGGCGTGCAAGGGGCACGCGCCCGAAAACACGCTCGCCGGCATCCGCGCCGCGCTCGAGCTGGGCAGCGAGGCGATCGAGATCGACGTGCACTGCACCGCCGACGGCGTGCCCGTACTCTTGCACGACGACGAGGTAGACCGCACGACCGACGGCACGGGCGATGTGCGCACGAAGTCGCTGGCCGAACTGCAACGACTCGATGCGGGCGCGCGCACGTTTGGCGACCGCTTCGCCGGCGAGCGCGTGCCCACGCTGGAAGCGGTGCTGGAGCTGACCCGTGGCCGGGCGCTGCTGATCGCCGAGATCAAGCAGCGCGCGATCGAGCCGGCGGTGGTGCAGCTCGTGCGGCGCATGGGCGTGGCCGACGACGTGATGGTCTGGTCGTTCCAGCCGCAGGTGGTGGGACGCGTGCGCGAGCTGGCGCCGGAGATCCCCTGCGGCCAGCTCTGGTCGGAGCGCGACCCCGACCCGGTGAAGATGTGCGCCGTGGCCCTGGCGCAGAACGCGCAGGCGGTGAGCCCGAATCATACCTTCGTCACCGACGCGCTGCTGCGGCGGGCGCTGCGCCGCGGCCTGCGTGTCTTCACCTGGACGCCGGACGAGCCGGCCGAGATCGCCCGCCTGCGCGACCTCGGCGTGGACGGCATCTGCTCGAACTTCCCCGAGCGCGTGCGCGCCGCCGTGGGCGCGTAGCCGGGCAAACAGCCGTCATCGAGCGACGCCGCCGGCTCTGCCCTCGCGCGAGACGGCGGCCGCCATGCGGGCGTCCATCGCCGCCGCCAGCGTGAGCACGGCGGGGCGCGCCAGGGCGTTGCTGGCGCCGATGATCGTCACCGAGCCGACGAAACGGCCCTGCTGCCACTTGATGAAAGTGTAGGCGAAGGTCTGGCCGCGGCTGTCGCTGTAGGTACCCTCGAAGCTGCGCGCGGCGCCGCCCAGCGCGCCTGCCTGGACCTCCTGCACGCTCACATTCTGCGGAAAGATCTGCTGCGCCTTCACGGCCGCCTCCGCCCCCTCCGGCGTGCCGTAAAGCTCGACGTAGCAGTCGGTGTTGGCGCTCACCGGCGTCGAGCTGCGCGTGCCGGGAAAGCTGGCGTAGGTCACCTGGTAGCCGTCGAGCCGGCCAAGCCGCGCGGCGGTGCCCGGATCGTCGAGCGCGTCGTTGGCGATGCGCTGCTTGCGCAAGGGCTGCTGATTGCCGAACTCCGCCGGCTGGCACACCATCCCTTCCAGCGTGCCGGCCGGCACGGCGGCCGGCGCCCGCGTTGGACTGGGCGAGGGGCTGGGCGACGGCGTCGGGCGCGGGCTGGGCGTCGGCGATGGCGTGGGCGACGGCGTGGGGGTCGGGCTCGGCGTGGGCGACGGCATCGGGCTCGGTGTGGGCCGAGGCGTGGCGCTGGGTGACGCGACGGGCGCGGCGGTTGCCGTGGGCGCCGCACCAGCGGCGGCGCCGCCGGCGACGGTGAGACCGTTCGGCAAGGTGCTGTCCGCGCCGCCGGGGTTGCGCACGGTCACGTTGTAGGCGCCGGCGCTCAGGCCGGCGGGCGCGACGAGGGTGAGCACCGAGCCGTTCACCCATGTTGCGGCGACGGCCTGCCCGCCCACGCTCACGCCGGCGTTGCGGGCGAAGTTGCTGCCCTCGACGATCAGAAAGGCGTCCTGGCCGGGCGCCACCGTCGCCGGCTCGACGCGGCTGACGGTCGGCGGGCCCGCGGACTTCGAGCCGCAGCCCGCGCCCACGGCAAGCAGGCACACGGCGAGCAAGCAGCCGAGCAACCGTGGCAGAGACCGTCGAGCCATGCTCCGATTGTACGGGAGGCAGCCGCATTGACCTGCACGCCGTCGCGCGAAGCGCCTCCCATTGGCCGCGCGGCTCAGCCCTGCTGCGCATCCAGCACGCGGGCCGCGGCCTCGCCCACGATGCGGAAGACCTCGGCCAGCGGCAAGCCGCTGCGCAGGGCCAGCTCGCGGCAGTCGTCGTACTCCGGCGCGGCGCGCGGCGGCTCGCCGGGCAGGCGCTTCACCTTGACGCGGACCTCGCCCAGCCGCGTGGTCACGGTCATTGACTCGCGCGCGGCCTCGTAGCGGCGCACCTCGCGCACGCGCACACCGAGCGTCGAGGTTTCGCGCAGCAGCGTGCGCACGACCTCGGCCTCTGCCTCGGGTGGGCAGAGCGCCTGCAGCATCACGGCGGGGCGGTTCTTCTTCATCTGGATCGGCGTACACCAGGCGTCGACCGCGCCGGCGGCGAACAGTCGCTCCAGCGCCCAGCCGAACAGCTCCGGGCTCATGTCGTCGATGTTCGTTTCCAGCAGCCGCATCTCGCGCTGCGAGTGCGCAGCCGTCGCCTCACCCGCAGCCTCGCCCAGCCAGCAACGCAGCACGTTCGGCCGGCCCGGCGTGTCGCGGCCGCCGGCGCCGTAGCCGACCCGTTCGAGACGCAGCGCCGGGCGCTCGAATCGAGCCAGCGTCGTCAGCAGGGCGGCGCCGGTCGGCGTCACCAGCTCGAAGCGCTCTCCCTCGCGCGGCGCGGCGATCGGCGCGCGGGCGCGGGCCAGCAGCTCCAGCGTGGCGGGTCCGGGCACCGGGATCTCGCCGTGCGCGGTCTTCGCCGTGCCGGCGCCGGCCGGCAGTGGCGAGACGAAGCAGGCCTCCACGCGGAGCAGCCGCAGCGCCAACACGACGCCGAGCACGTCCACGATCGCGTCGACGGCGCCGACCTCGTGAAACTCGATCTGCTCGACGCCGACGCCGTGCACCTTCGCCTCCGCCTCCGCCAGCGCCGTGAACACGGCCGCGCCGCGCTCGACGTCGCTCGGCGGCAGGTGGGAGCCGCGGATCAGGCCAAGAATCGTGCTGAGCGAGCGATGCGGCTGCTCGCGTTCCTCCAGCAGCACGTCTACCTTGGTGGCGGCGATGCCGGCGCGGTCGACACGGCGCGACTCCAGCCGATAGCCGCCGACGGGCAGGCCGGCGAGCGCGGCGACGATGGCATCGAGCGAGGCGCCGGCGTCGACCAGGGCGCCGAGCAGCATATCGCCGCTGGCGCCGGAGGGGCAGTCGAAGTAGGCGACGCGCATGGTCAGGGCCGCCCCGCGCCGTGCGCCTGGCGGTTGATCGTGGCGGCGAGGTAGCCGGCGCCGAAGCCGTTGTCGATGTTGACCACCGCGACGCCGGCGGAGCAACTGTTGAGCATGCCGAGCAGCGCCGCCAAGCCGCCGAAGCTGGCGCCGTAGCCGATCGAGGTCGGCACGGCGATCACCGGCGCGGCAACCAGGCCGCTGACCACGCTGGGCAACGCCCCCTCCATGCCCGCGGCCACGACCAGCGCGTTGGCCGCGCGCAGCGTGTCGAGGTGCGCCAGCAGGCGATGCAGTCCGGCCACGCCCACGTCGTAGATACGCTCGACGGCGCTGCCGCCCAGCTCGGCCGTGATCGCCGCCTCCTCGGCCACGGGCAGATCGGCCGTACCGGCGCAGAGCACGACCACGCCCGGCAGCTTCGCCTGAGCCGCGCAGCGATCGACCACGATCGCCCGCGCCTCGGCGCGATAGCTGGCGTCGGGGACGAGCGGAGCGAGCGCCGCGAACTGCGCCGGCGTGGCCCGCGTGACCAGCAGCCGCGCGGCGTGCTCGGCGATGCGGCTGCCGATCGCGGCCACCTGTTCCGGCGACTTGCCCAGGCCGAGCACGACCTCGGGGAAGCCCTCACGCAGGGCGCGGTGATGGTCGACGTGCGCAAAGCCGATGTCCTCGAAGGGCAACGTCTCCAGCGCCGCCGCCGCCTCGGCCGGCGTCACTGTGCCGCCGCGTACCTCTTCCAGCAGCTTTTCCAGCCGTTCGCGGTTGATGATCGTGACTCCTTGCAAACGACGAAGACGAAGACGCAGGAAGACGGAGCGCCTCAGCGCGGGAACGCCTCGCGCACGCCGCCGTCCACGGCCAGCGTGGCGCCGGTCGTGCGCGAGGAGCGGTCGGAGGCGAAGAACAGCGCCGCCTCGGCCACGTCCCCGGGCGTGACCGAGAGCTGCAACAGGTTGCGCTTGCGGTAAAACTCCTCGACCTCGTCCACGGCGATGCCCTGGGCGCGGGCGCGCTGCTCGCGCACTTCACGCGACCAGAGGTTGGTGCCGCGGAAGACGGCGTCTGGGTGCAGCACGTTCACGCGAATGCCGGCCTCGCCGTTCTCGATCGCCAGCACGCGCGCGAGCTGCGTCTCGGCGGCCTTGGCCGCGCTGTAGGCGCCAAAATCCTTGCCCGGCGCCGGCACGTTCTTGGTCGCCACGAAGACGATGCTGCCGCCCAGCCCCTGCCGCCGCAGCAGCCGCACTGCCGCCCGCGCCACCAGGAAGTGGCCCGTGGAATTGACGGCGAAGCTGCGCTGCCAGTCCGCCAGCGCCAGCTCGTGAACCGCAGCGGGCAGGGCGATGCCGGCGTTGGAGACGAGGATGTCCAGGCCGCCGTAGAGCAGGGCCGTGCGCTCAAACGCCGCCTCGACGGAGGCCTCGTCCGTCACGTCGAGCGGGACGGCGGCGGCCCGACCCTCGCCGCGCGCCGCGCGGATGCCCTGCGCCACACCATCGGCGGCGGCGCGGTCCACGTCCGTGACGACGACGTGCGCGCCGGCCGCGGCCAGCCGCTCGGCGATCGCCTTGCCGATGCCGCCGCCCGCGCCCGTCACCAGCGCCACGCGCCGCGCCAGCTCCTGCTCCGGCGGCAGCAGCGAGAGCTTGTACAGCTCCAGCGGCCAGTACTCCGCCTCGAAGGCGTCGCGCTCGCTGAGCGAGCGGTAGCCGCCGACCGCCTCGGCCGCGGCCATCACCGAGATCGTGTGGTGGTAGATCTCGCCCGCGATCGACGCCCGCCGCGCCTCGGCGCCCGCCGTCCACATGCCGAGGCCGGGCACGAGGACCACGCGCGGATTCGACTCCAGCAGCGGGTAGTTATCCTTGTTGTGCCGACCGACGTAGGCGGCGTATTGCTCGCGGTAGGCCGCCAGCGCCTTCCGCGCACGGCTCGCGAGGTCGTCGAGGTTCGTTGGGTCGGGCGCCGCGACGAACAGCGGCAATCGCTTCGTGTTGAGCAGATGATCGGGCGTGGCCGGGCCGATCTGCGACAGCGCCGCCGCCCCCTCCGAACTCGCGAAGCCGAGCACGTCCTCGGCCGCGTCGTAGCGCAGCACGGCGCGGCGTTCTTCGCCCAGCAGGCCGCGCAGCCGCGGCGCGAAGGCGGCGGCCGCGCGCTCGCGCTCGCGCTCGGACAGCGCCGACTTCACCGCCGCAAAGCTCCTGCGGCCGGCGGCCTTTTCGCGCGCGTAGGCCTCGGCCCGCTCGACCAGGTCGATGTGGATCTCGTAGGCCTCACGCGGCTCGTCCGCCCAGGTGACGAGACCGTGGTTCATCAAGACCACCCCGCGCAGGTCGGGTCGCTTCTCCCGCGCCTCGCCGACCGCGCGCGAGAGCAGGAAGCCGGGGCGGCGGTAGAGCACGATCGCCACGTCGTCGCCCAGCGCCTCGGCCACGACTTCGGCGCCGCGGGCGCTGTTGGTCAGGGCGCAGATCGCGTCGGCGTGGCTGTGGATCACGCAGGCGTCCGGGATGAAGGCGTGCAGCAGCGTCTCGATCGAGGGGCGCGGCGAGGCCGGCTCCATCAGCGTGTGTTCGAGGTAGGCGACCATCTCCTCGTCGGACATGCCCTCACGGTGGAAGAGCGGCAGCACGTCGTCCATGCGCACGCCGGGGAAGTGCTTGCCTGCGATGGCTTTAAGGTCGGAGCCGCTGCCCTTCACGCGCAGCACCGGCACGACGCGGCCGCGGAAGTCGGCCTCTTCGACCTTGAGCGAGGTATTGCCGCCGCCCCAGAGCACCAGCGCCGGGTCGGCGCCGACCAGCCTCGAGGCGTAGAGCATCCGCTCAAACGGCGTCTTGCCCTCGGCCTCGGCGGCGGACCAGCGGTTTTGCATCGTGCGCGCTCCTCGCTCATGCGTACGCGTCCGGGCACGGCTGCCGCAGACAGCGTACAGGAGAAGGGCGGCGAGAGGGCAGAGCCGTACAGCGGCACGGTTGCCCGCGGGCGGCACACTGCGGGAAGATGGCGGCGGCCCTTGCCGGCCCCGAAAGACGCCCGTGCTGATCGACCTGCACTGCCACACGCGGCCGCTCTCGGCCTGCAGCTCCTTGCAGCCGGTTGAGCTGGCACGGCTGGCCCGAGCCGCCGATCTGGACGCGGTCTGCCTCACCGAACACGACCGGCTGCGCCCGTTCGAAGAACTGCAAGCGCTGAGCAAGGAGCACGGCGTGCTGCTGCTGCGCGGCATGGAGGTCACGACCGAGCTGGGTCATGTTCTGGTCTTCGGGCTGGACAGTCTGCCGCCCGACTGCTTTCTCGCCGCCTCGCTGCGCCGGCACGTGGACGAGGCCGGCGGGCTGATGCTGCTGGCGCATCCGGCGCGGCCCGGCCAGCCAGCGGTCGATCAGCGCACCGCCGCAACGTTGTTCGATGCGGTCGAAGGCATCAACGGCAGCGACAGCGCGGCGCAGAACGCGGCGGCGACGCGACTCGGCGCGTCGCTGGTCCTGCCGCCGACCGGCGGCAGCGACTGCCACAGCCCGCGCGAGGTCGGCACGGCGGCGACGCAGCTCGAACGCCCGGTCACGAGCGAGTCGGGGCTTGTCGAAGAACTGCGCCGCGGCCGGCACCGGGCGATCGATCTGCGCCGGTTCAGCGGGAAATAATCGAGGGATGATGGACGTGCACGGCGCTCGGCCCTCGGCCCTCACCTCATTTCACATACCCCTCGCCCAATCCTGGGCGAGGGGCGATCGGGCGCAGCACGACTCGGACGGCGTCGGGCTAACCGCAGGAGAACCGGAACGCTTCAGGCTGGATCGTCTCCTTCCCTCATCCCAGATCGCGCTTCGCGCGATGTTGCAAATTGGGGGAAGGAGACAGGAGAGGATGAGGGCCGAAATGGAAGCGAACGTCAACGGCACACGCATCTACTACGAGATCCAGGGCGCCGGCTCGCCGCTGGCGCTGATTCACGGCATCGGCGGCAGCGCCATGGACTGGGGCGAGGCCCTGCCGCGGCTGGCGGCGCATTGCCGCGTGCTCGCGCTGGACGTACGCGGCTTCGGGCACTCGGCCAAGCCGTCGGGACCGTACTCGCCGGCGCAGTGGGCCGCCGACGTGGCCGGCGTGCTTGATGCAGCCGGCATGCGCGACGTGATCGTGCTCGGCCACTCGATGGGCGGCGTGATCGCGCAGCGGCTGGTGCTGGACTTTCCGCAGAAGGTCCGCGCGGCGATCTTCGCCAGCACGTCGAGCGAGGTGAAGGAGGCCGCGGCGCAGTTCTGGGAAGGCCAAGCCGACGAGATCGAGCGCGAGGGCATCGCGCCGATGATCGCCCGACGCCAGGCGGCCTACACGGACGCGTTCAAGGCCGCGCACCCCGAGGCGCTGGCCGCGGACGAGCGCCGTGTGCAGCTGAACGAGCCGCACGCCTACGCCGCCGCGGCGCGGGCGGTGGCGCGCTACAACTTCACCGACGAGCTGCGCGGCCTGCACATGCCGGTGCTGATCCTGCAAGGGCTGGACGACAAGCAGACGCCGCCCGGCGGCTCCGTGATCATGTCGCGGGCGATCCCCGGCGCGCGGCTGGTGATGATCGAGCACTGCGGCCACAACATCCACAGCGACCAGCCCGACCGCTTCGTCAACGAGGTGCTGGGTTTCGTCGCTGAAGTCACGGGCGCGGCGCAGCCGGCGGGCGATTGAGGCGAGGCGATGGCGATCGAAGAGCAGGTGATCCAGCGCTGCACCGAGCGCGGCGTGACCCTTTCCACGGCCGAGGCCTGCACCGGCGGTCTGATCGGCGCGCTGCTGGTGAGCGTGCCGGGCAGCTCCAAGGTCTTTGTCGGCGGCATCACCGCCTACCACAACGGGCCGAAGCGCTCTTTGCTTGGCCTGACGGAGGAGACAGCGAGAAGCGTGGGCAGCGTCTCGGAGCCGGGCGTGCACGAGCTGGCGGAGGGCGCCCGCAAGGCGTTCGGCACCACGATCGCCGTGGCCGAAAGTGGCATCGCCGGGCCGACGGGCGGCAGCGCGGAGAAGCCGGCGGGCACGGTCTACATTGGCATCGCCACGCCGGAGGGCACCCGCATCGAACGCTTCCTCTTCCCTGGCTCGCGCCGCGCCTACATGCTCAGCGTCGCCGAAACCGCCCTGCGCTTCGT
It contains:
- a CDS encoding glycerophosphodiester phosphodiesterase family protein; the protein is MSASPQWGRRPLIISHAACKGHAPENTLAGIRAALELGSEAIEIDVHCTADGVPVLLHDDEVDRTTDGTGDVRTKSLAELQRLDAGARTFGDRFAGERVPTLEAVLELTRGRALLIAEIKQRAIEPAVVQLVRRMGVADDVMVWSFQPQVVGRVRELAPEIPCGQLWSERDPDPVKMCAVALAQNAQAVSPNHTFVTDALLRRALRRGLRVFTWTPDEPAEIARLRDLGVDGICSNFPERVRAAVGA
- a CDS encoding IPT/TIG domain-containing protein; this translates as MARRSLPRLLGCLLAVCLLAVGAGCGSKSAGPPTVSRVEPATVAPGQDAFLIVEGSNFARNAGVSVGGQAVAATWVNGSVLTLVAPAGLSAGAYNVTVRNPGGADSTLPNGLTVAGGAAAGAAPTATAAPVASPSATPRPTPSPMPSPTPSPTPTPSPTPSPTPSPRPTPSPSPSPSPTRAPAAVPAGTLEGMVCQPAEFGNQQPLRKQRIANDALDDPGTAARLGRLDGYQVTYASFPGTRSSTPVSANTDCYVELYGTPEGAEAAVKAQQIFPQNVSVQEVQAGALGGAARSFEGTYSDSRGQTFAYTFIKWQQGRFVGSVTIIGASNALARPAVLTLAAAMDARMAAAVSREGRAGGVAR
- the larC gene encoding nickel pincer cofactor biosynthesis protein LarC, with translation MRVAYFDCPSGASGDMLLGALVDAGASLDAIVAALAGLPVGGYRLESRRVDRAGIAATKVDVLLEEREQPHRSLSTILGLIRGSHLPPSDVERGAAVFTALAEAEAKVHGVGVEQIEFHEVGAVDAIVDVLGVVLALRLLRVEACFVSPLPAGAGTAKTAHGEIPVPGPATLELLARARAPIAAPREGERFELVTPTGAALLTTLARFERPALRLERVGYGAGGRDTPGRPNVLRCWLGEAAGEATAAHSQREMRLLETNIDDMSPELFGWALERLFAAGAVDAWCTPIQMKKNRPAVMLQALCPPEAEAEVVRTLLRETSTLGVRVREVRRYEAARESMTVTTRLGEVRVKVKRLPGEPPRAAPEYDDCRELALRSGLPLAEVFRIVGEAAARVLDAQQG
- the larB gene encoding nickel pincer cofactor biosynthesis protein LarB, giving the protein MNRERLEKLLEEVRGGTVTPAEAAAALETLPFEDIGFAHVDHHRALREGFPEVVLGLGKSPEQVAAIGSRIAEHAARLLVTRATPAQFAALAPLVPDASYRAEARAIVVDRCAAQAKLPGVVVLCAGTADLPVAEEAAITAELGGSAVERIYDVGVAGLHRLLAHLDTLRAANALVVAAGMEGALPSVVSGLVAAPVIAVPTSIGYGASFGGLAALLGMLNSCSAGVAVVNIDNGFGAGYLAATINRQAHGAGRP
- the rhaD gene encoding bifunctional rhamnulose-1-phosphate aldolase/short-chain dehydrogenase, which encodes MRQTASRSAARASRASSTGCKELQAESGRVWQCRSISTGVFRGRQGPPPSSRSVPPAGNRAAVRLCPLAALLLYAVCGSRARTRTHERGARTMQNRWSAAEAEGKTPFERMLYASRLVGADPALVLWGGGNTSLKVEEADFRGRVVPVLRVKGSGSDLKAIAGKHFPGVRMDDVLPLFHREGMSDEEMVAYLEHTLMEPASPRPSIETLLHAFIPDACVIHSHADAICALTNSARGAEVVAEALGDDVAIVLYRRPGFLLSRAVGEAREKRPDLRGVVLMNHGLVTWADEPREAYEIHIDLVERAEAYAREKAAGRRSFAAVKSALSERERERAAAAFAPRLRGLLGEERRAVLRYDAAEDVLGFASSEGAAALSQIGPATPDHLLNTKRLPLFVAAPDPTNLDDLASRARKALAAYREQYAAYVGRHNKDNYPLLESNPRVVLVPGLGMWTAGAEARRASIAGEIYHHTISVMAAAEAVGGYRSLSERDAFEAEYWPLELYKLSLLPPEQELARRVALVTGAGGGIGKAIAERLAAAGAHVVVTDVDRAAADGVAQGIRAARGEGRAAAVPLDVTDEASVEAAFERTALLYGGLDILVSNAGIALPAAVHELALADWQRSFAVNSTGHFLVARAAVRLLRRQGLGGSIVFVATKNVPAPGKDFGAYSAAKAAETQLARVLAIENGEAGIRVNVLHPDAVFRGTNLWSREVREQRARAQGIAVDEVEEFYRKRNLLQLSVTPGDVAEAALFFASDRSSRTTGATLAVDGGVREAFPR
- a CDS encoding CehA/McbA family metallohydrolase — protein: MLIDLHCHTRPLSACSSLQPVELARLARAADLDAVCLTEHDRLRPFEELQALSKEHGVLLLRGMEVTTELGHVLVFGLDSLPPDCFLAASLRRHVDEAGGLMLLAHPARPGQPAVDQRTAATLFDAVEGINGSDSAAQNAAATRLGASLVLPPTGGSDCHSPREVGTAATQLERPVTSESGLVEELRRGRHRAIDLRRFSGK
- a CDS encoding alpha/beta fold hydrolase, coding for MRAEMEANVNGTRIYYEIQGAGSPLALIHGIGGSAMDWGEALPRLAAHCRVLALDVRGFGHSAKPSGPYSPAQWAADVAGVLDAAGMRDVIVLGHSMGGVIAQRLVLDFPQKVRAAIFASTSSEVKEAAAQFWEGQADEIEREGIAPMIARRQAAYTDAFKAAHPEALAADERRVQLNEPHAYAAAARAVARYNFTDELRGLHMPVLILQGLDDKQTPPGGSVIMSRAIPGARLVMIEHCGHNIHSDQPDRFVNEVLGFVAEVTGAAQPAGD
- a CDS encoding CinA family protein; amino-acid sequence: MAIEEQVIQRCTERGVTLSTAEACTGGLIGALLVSVPGSSKVFVGGITAYHNGPKRSLLGLTEETARSVGSVSEPGVHELAEGARKAFGTTIAVAESGIAGPTGGSAEKPAGTVYIGIATPEGTRIERFLFPGSRRAYMLSVAETALRFVIEWLDATQGQA